A segment of the Mycobacteriales bacterium genome:
TAGAGGTGCACGACCGCGTGGACGGTCGCGTCGGCCTCCTTCGCGATGTCGTACGCCGCGACCGCCTGGTGGATCGTGCGCGGGAAGCCGTCGAGCACGTAGCCGCCGTGACGGCTGGCCTCCAGGACCCGGTCGTGCACCAACCGCTCGACGATGTCGTCGGGCACGAGATCACCGGCGGCGACGATGTCCTTGACCTCCCGGCCGAGCGGCGTCCCCGCCGCGATCTCGGCCCGCAGCATCTCGCCGGTCGACAGGTGGGCCACCTCGAAGTGCTCGCCGAGTCGACGGGCCTGCGTGCCCTTGCCGGACCCGGGCGCTCCCAGCATGAGCAGTCGCACTGCGCGGCCTTCCACTCGACGGGGGATCGAGTCGATCGTAGGCGCCCGTCCCGTTCGCCGGTCAGCCGCTGTGGTCCGGCCCGGCGCGGGTGATGTCGATACGCAGCAGGACCCGGCGTTCACGCTCCATCGCGGCGCGGTAGTCGTCCCAGTCGTCGTGCTCGCCGGCCACCCGCCGGTAGTAGTCGACGAGCCCGTCCATCGCGGCCGGCAGCGAGACGATCTCTACGTTGCCCTCGATCGCGACCCACGGGCCGAAGAAGCGGTCGCTGAACCCGCACACCCAGGCCCGGGGATCCCGGCGTACGTTCTTCGTCTTCATCGCCGTCTCACGGGTGGAGACCACGACGTAGCCCTCGTCGTCGACGGCGCAGACGACGGGTGACATCTGGGGGGTGCCGTCCTGGCGCATCGTCGCCAGGACGGCCCGGTGGTTGCTGCGGAGATGCTCTCGGGCTGCCTCGGGCTCCATCAGCCGTTGCGCAGCGCGGAGCGGCGGCGATCGTGTTCGTGCACGATCGCCCGGGCGTATCCGTGGGGCAGCGCATGTTCGTCGCGCAGCCAGCTGACCCGTTCCTCGAACTTCAGCAGTGCCGGCCCGTCGTCGATCGCCTGGAACCATGCCGGCAGGTCGCGTCCGGTGACCTCCGGGATGCGGGCCAGCAGTGACTGGTGCGTGTCGTCGGATTGGGGCAGGGACATGAGCGCCTCCCAGGTCGCCAACGGTCGAGTGCTCAGACTCCCTCAGACCTCCGCCCGCGACAAGAGCCCAAAGACCCCGACCCACGCAGAAGGGGCCGGACCATCGGGCCCGACCCCTTCTGCCTACGCGGGTGCTTGATCAGCTGAGCCGCTCGAGGATCATGGCCATGCCCTGCCCGCCCCCGACGCACATGGTCTCGAGACCGAACTGCTTGTCGTGGGTCTGCAGCGAGTTGATCAACGTGGTCGCGATCCGCGCGCCGGTCATGCCGAACGGGTGCCCGACCGCGATCGCGCCGCCGTTGACGTTGAGCCGGTCGATGTCGATGCCCAGCTCCTTGTACGACGGGATGACCTGGGCGGCGAAGGCCTCGTTGATCTCGACCAGGTCGATGTCGTTGATCGACATGCCGGCGTGCTCGAGGGCCTGCTTGGTCGCCCCGATCGGGCCGAGACCCATGATCTCCGGGTTGAGGCCGGTGACCCCGGTCGCGACGATGCGGGCGAGCGGCGTGATGCCCAGCTCCCGCGCCTTGGTGTCGCTCATCACGATCACCGCGGCGGCCCCGTCGTTGAGCGGGCAGGCGTTGCCGGCCGTCACGGTGCCGTCGGGTCGGAACGCCGGCTTCAGCCCGGCCATCGCCTCGACGGTCACGCCCGCACGCGGGCTGTCGTCACGGTCGACGACGGTGCCGTCGGGAGTGGTCACCGGGGTGATCTCGCGGTCCCAGAAGCCGTTGGCCTGGGCCTTCTCGCAGAGGTTCTGGCTGCGCGCGCCGTACTCGTCCTGCTCCTCGCGGCTGATGCCCTTGAGCTGGGCGACGTTCTCCGCGGTCTGGCCCATCGCGATGTAGACGTCGGGCAGTCCCTGACCCTCGGCCCAGGCGTCGACGCCCTCGCCGGAGCGGCCGGCCGAGCGGGCCTGCGCGTCGGCGAAGCGCGGGTTGGTGGTGTCGGGCAGCGAGTCGCTGTTGCCCTTCATGAAGCGGCTGACCATCTCGACGCCGGCGCTGATGTAGGCGTCGCCCTCGCCTGCCTTGATCGCGTGGAACGCCATCCGGGTGGTCTGCAGGCTGGAGGAGCAGTAGCGGGTGATCGTCGTGCCGGGCAGGCCGGTGTAGCCCATGAGGACGGCGACGACGCGGCCCATGTTGTAGCCCTGCTCGCCGCCGGGCAGCCCGCAACCGAGGATCAGGTCGTCGATGTCGTCGACGTTGAGCTGGGGGACCTTGTCGAGCGCCGACTGGATGATCGTCGCGGCAAGGTCGTCAGGTCGCAGGTCCTTGAGCGATCCCTTGAAGGCACGCCCGATCGGCGAGCGGGCGGTTGAAACGATCACTGCCTCGGGCATGAGGCCTCCTTCGCGTCCACAGCTGTGGGCTGAGCCTACGCCGGAAGGCCTGCCGCCCGGTCGGGCCTGTCAGCGCGGGCGGCCGCGCAGGAACGCCCGTACCGCCTCGCGGGCCTGGTGCCGGATCTCGGGGCCGTGGGTGAACGCCGCCACCTCGAACTCGAGCTCCCCGAGCCGGGCTGCGGTCTCGCGCGACAGCTTCGCGTCGGTGCAGAAGACGGCCGCCGAGTAGCGCAGCCGCCGCACGTTGAAGATCGCGTCACCGGTGACGAGCACCCCGGTCGGCTCGTGCAGCAGGCTGACGTGGCCGGGCGTGTGACCGGGGGTGTGCACGATCCGCAGGCCCCCCGCCACGGGCAGCACGTCGCCGTCCGCCACCTCCTTCGACACCTCGGCGGCCGCGAACCCGCCGCCGGGCAGCCGGTTGAGCAGGCGGCCGAGCGGATGTGAGCGGTCGGACTTGGGCGCGGTGCCCGTGCGGACGTAGACCGCGTCGCGCTCGTGCACCACGACGTCGGCGCCGGTCGCGTCGACCACCGCGCGCAGGCCGCCCGCGTGGTCGCTGTGCGCGTGCGTCAGCACGATCCGGCGTACGTCCTCCGGTTTCTTGCCCATGGCCGCGAGCGCCGGCAGGAGCCGCTTGGGCGACGACTTGAGCCCGCAGTCGACCAACGTCACGCTGCCGTCGTCGTCGACGAAGGCGACCGTGTTGAGCAGGTCGGCGGGCGCGGTGGGGATCCGGTAGACACCGGTGGCCAGCTCGACGGCACTCATGCGGGGCCCCCGGGGCGTCGGGAGTGCCGCGTGCAACGTCGTGGGGTGTTCATGCGCGCGGATCGTAGTCCTAGGTCGCTTCTCTAGGCTTGTCCGCGTGGAGGTCTACGACTCGCTGATCGACCTGGTCGGCAACACCCCGCTGGTGCGCCTGTCCCGCGTGAGCGAGGGTTGCGCGGCTCAGGTGCTCGCCAAGGTCGAGTACTTCAACCCCGGTGGGTCGGTGAAGGACCGCATCGCGCTGCGGATGGTCGAGGAGGCCGAGAAGTCCGGGGCGCTGCAGCCGGGCGGCACGATCGTCGAGCCGACCAGCGGCAACACCGGCGTGGGGCTTGCGATCGTGGCCCAGCAGAAGGGCTACCACTGCATCTTCATCTGCCCCGACAAGGTGTCGGTCGACAAGATCAACGTGCTGAAGGCGTACGGCGCGGAGGTGGTCGTCTGCCCGACCGCGGTGGCGCCCGAGCACCCGGACTCCTACTACAACGTGTCGGACCGGCTGGCCCGGGAGACGCCCGGCGGCTGGAAGCCGGACCAGTACGCCAACGTCAACAACCCGCTGTCGCACTACGAGTCGACCGGGCCGGAG
Coding sequences within it:
- a CDS encoding adenylate kinase yields the protein MRLLMLGAPGSGKGTQARRLGEHFEVAHLSTGEMLRAEIAAGTPLGREVKDIVAAGDLVPDDIVERLVHDRVLEASRHGGYVLDGFPRTIHQAVAAYDIAKEADATVHAVVHLYVPEDELLTRLLGRGEARLDDDALTIRHRLEVYHERTEPLINYYEGRGVLATIDGRQQVDDVFTTILERLREYAPAD
- a CDS encoding MBL fold metallo-hydrolase; protein product: MSAVELATGVYRIPTAPADLLNTVAFVDDDGSVTLVDCGLKSSPKRLLPALAAMGKKPEDVRRIVLTHAHSDHAGGLRAVVDATGADVVVHERDAVYVRTGTAPKSDRSHPLGRLLNRLPGGGFAAAEVSKEVADGDVLPVAGGLRIVHTPGHTPGHVSLLHEPTGVLVTGDAIFNVRRLRYSAAVFCTDAKLSRETAARLGELEFEVAAFTHGPEIRHQAREAVRAFLRGRPR
- a CDS encoding DUF4287 domain-containing protein; this translates as MSLPQSDDTHQSLLARIPEVTGRDLPAWFQAIDDGPALLKFEERVSWLRDEHALPHGYARAIVHEHDRRRSALRNG
- a CDS encoding acetyl-CoA C-acetyltransferase encodes the protein MPEAVIVSTARSPIGRAFKGSLKDLRPDDLAATIIQSALDKVPQLNVDDIDDLILGCGLPGGEQGYNMGRVVAVLMGYTGLPGTTITRYCSSSLQTTRMAFHAIKAGEGDAYISAGVEMVSRFMKGNSDSLPDTTNPRFADAQARSAGRSGEGVDAWAEGQGLPDVYIAMGQTAENVAQLKGISREEQDEYGARSQNLCEKAQANGFWDREITPVTTPDGTVVDRDDSPRAGVTVEAMAGLKPAFRPDGTVTAGNACPLNDGAAAVIVMSDTKARELGITPLARIVATGVTGLNPEIMGLGPIGATKQALEHAGMSINDIDLVEINEAFAAQVIPSYKELGIDIDRLNVNGGAIAVGHPFGMTGARIATTLINSLQTHDKQFGLETMCVGGGQGMAMILERLS
- a CDS encoding PPOX class F420-dependent oxidoreductase, whose product is MEPEAAREHLRSNHRAVLATMRQDGTPQMSPVVCAVDDEGYVVVSTRETAMKTKNVRRDPRAWVCGFSDRFFGPWVAIEGNVEIVSLPAAMDGLVDYYRRVAGEHDDWDDYRAAMERERRVLLRIDITRAGPDHSG